A DNA window from Anastrepha ludens isolate Willacy chromosome 6, idAnaLude1.1, whole genome shotgun sequence contains the following coding sequences:
- the LOC128866035 gene encoding protein peanut, whose amino-acid sequence MQSPRTNAVNGAIQSLPSTLAQLALRDKQPPQLPQTQPPSVPNKSHLVEGSSSANGGGGVGANSGNNSSASGAADSNKVTTELQEKENQNQLQQKQKPPLPVRNKPMEIAGYVGFANLPNQVYRKAVKRGFEFTLMVVGASGLGKSTLINSMFLADIYNAEQYPGPSLRRKKTVAVEATKVLLKENGVNLTLTVVDTPGFGDAVDNTNCWVPILEYVDSKYEEYLTAESRVYRKQIPDNRVHCCLYFIAPSGHGLRPLDIACMQSLSDKVNLVPIIAKADTMTPDEVHLFKKQILNEIAQHKIKIYDFPSTIEDAAEEAKTTQNLRVRVPFAVVGANSIIEMDGKKLRGRRYPWGLVEVENLGHCDFIALRNMVIRTHLQDLKDVTNNVHYENYRCRKLSELGLVDGKARLSNKNPLTQMEEEKREHELKMKKMEAEMEQVFDMKVKEKMQKLKDSELELARRHEERKKALELQVRELEEKRREFEREKKEWEEANHITLEELKRRSLGANSSSDNVDGKKEKKKKGLFLN is encoded by the coding sequence ATGCAGAGTCCGAGAACGAATGCCGTTAATGGAGCAATACAGTCGCTGCCTAGTACATTGGCGCAACTGGCGCTGAGGGATAAACAGCCTCCGCAGTTGCCACAGACACAGCCACCGAGCGTGCCCAACAAGAGCCATTTGGTGGAAGGATCATCGTCCGCCAATGGTGGTGGTGGAGTGGGTGCCAACAGTGGCAACAATTCATCTGCAAGCGGCGCTGCCGATTCGAACAAAGTGACCACCGAGTTGCAGGAGAAGGAAAACCAAAACCAACTACAGCAGAAGCAGAAACCGCCACTGCCTGTGCGCAACAAACCAATGGAAATAGCGGGTTATGTCGGCTTCGCAAATCTGCCAAACCAAGTGTACCGTAAAGCGGTGAAGCGTGGCTTCGAGTTTACGTTGATGGTTGTAGGTGCAAGCGGATTGGGAAAGTCGACATTAATCAACTCCATGTTCTTAGCTGATATCTATAATGCGGAGCAATATCCTGGGCCATCGTTGCGTCGCAAGAAGACAGTTGCCGTAGAAGCTACAAAGGTGCTGCTCAAAGAGAATGGTGTCAATCTAACGCTAACTGTTGTGGACACACCTGGCTTTGGCGACGCTGTCGATAACACAAATTGTTGGGTACCCATTTTGGAATATGTAGACAGCAAGTACGAAGAATACTTGACGGCTGAGTCACGCGTATATCGCAAACAGATTCCAGATAATCGAGTACATTGTTGTCTATATTTCATTGCGCCATCCGGCCATGGGTTGCGGCCATTAGACATCGCTTGCATGCAGAGTCTCTCCGATAAAGTGAATCTGGTGCCTATCATTGCAAAAGCAGACACAATGACACCGGACGAGGTGcatctattcaaaaaacaaattctcaatGAAATTGCTCAgcacaaaataaagatttacgaTTTCCCTTCCACCATTGAGGATGCCGCAGAAGAGGCGAAAACTACACAGAACCTGCGTGTGCGCGTTCCTTTTGCTGTAGTAGGTGCCAACTCTATTATCGAAATGGATGGCAAAAAACTTCGTGGTCGCCGTTATCCGTGGGGCCTGGTCGAGGTGGAAAATCTAGGTCACTGCGATTTTATTGCGCTTCGCAATATGGTTATACGTACACATTTACAGGATTTGAAGGATGTTACCAACAATGTGCACTACGAGAACTACCGTTGTCGCAAATTATCTGAGCTTGGACTAGTCGATGGCAAAGCCCGTCTTTCAAACAAAAATCCCTTGACACAAATGGAAGAGGAGAAGCGTGAACAtgaattaaaaatgaagaaaatggagGCAGAAATGGAACAGGTCTTCGATatgaaagtgaaagaaaaaatgcagAAACTGAAAGATTCCGAATTGGAGCTAGCGCGACGACATGAAGAACGCAAGAAAGCTTTGGAATTGCAAGTGCGTGAGCTGGAAGAGAAGCGACGTGAATTTGAGCGCGAAAAGAAGGAGTGGGAGGAAGCTAATCATATCACACTTGAGGAATTGAAGCGACGCAGTCTTGGCGCGAATAGTAGCAGCGATAATGTTGACGGCAAgaaggaaaaaaagaagaagggaCTGTTTCTAAACTAA